From one Prochlorococcus marinus CUG1433 genomic stretch:
- the rsmD gene encoding 16S rRNA (guanine(966)-N(2))-methyltransferase RsmD, translating into MKTNLRLIGGKKLQGPNNRYTRPTTLRVREAIFNILRNKVENSNWLDLFSGTGAISCEAYNHGARKIIAIEKDKNNSKICLKNLLSLKDVEDRKNDIDVICKDVLNWTKPNYERNLSSKIMELNKIKFDFIYLDPPYDFNFHELVLNQIFNCNFLKKTSIVICEHSPNLFIKKSTLWETIDERDYGQSRLTFLINIQHP; encoded by the coding sequence ATGAAGACAAACTTAAGATTAATAGGTGGTAAAAAACTCCAAGGTCCAAATAACAGGTATACGAGGCCTACCACTTTAAGAGTTAGAGAGGCAATATTTAATATATTGAGAAATAAGGTTGAAAATAGCAACTGGTTAGATTTATTTAGTGGTACAGGGGCCATATCTTGTGAAGCTTATAATCATGGGGCACGAAAAATAATTGCAATTGAAAAAGATAAAAACAACTCAAAAATTTGTTTAAAAAATCTTCTTTCCTTAAAAGATGTAGAAGATAGAAAAAATGATATTGATGTTATTTGTAAAGACGTATTGAACTGGACAAAACCAAACTACGAGAGAAACCTATCATCTAAAATTATGGAATTAAACAAAATAAAATTTGATTTTATTTATTTAGACCCTCCATATGATTTCAATTTCCATGAATTAGTTTTAAATCAGATATTTAATTGTAATTTCTTAAAAAAAACTTCAATAGTTATTTGTGAACATTCTCCAAATTTATTTATAAAGAAAAGTACTTTATGGGAAACTATTGATGAAAGAGACTATGGACAGTCAAGATTAACATTTTTAATCAATATCCAACATCCCTGA
- the petG gene encoding cytochrome b6-f complex subunit PetG produces the protein MIEPLLCGIVLGLVPITLLGLFVSAWNQYRRGSGMLDID, from the coding sequence ATGATTGAGCCTCTTCTATGTGGAATTGTTTTGGGTTTAGTACCCATAACTCTTCTTGGATTATTCGTGAGTGCATGGAATCAATATAGAAGAGGCTCAGGGATGTTGGATATTGATTAA
- a CDS encoding GuaB3 family IMP dehydrogenase-related protein — translation MNIELGLNKKVRRAYGIDEIALVPGKRTLDYDLTDPSWLIGDLKREVPIIASAMDSVVDVDTAVELTKLGALGVINMEGIQTRYENPDEILIQIASVGKNDFVPLMQKIYSEPIKDELILRRINEVKDRGGIAAFSGTPQAAIKFRETLNNSKIDLFFLQGTVVSTEHLGMEGKESLNIKDLCKSMRVPVVAGNCVTYEVAKLLMQAGVAGLMVGIGPGAACTSRGVLGIGIPQATAIADCSSARDDFFRESGRYIPIIGDGGIVTGGDICKCLACGADAVMIGSPIAKSSNAPGKGFHWGMATPSPILPRGTRIEVGSTGSLERIIKGPALLDDGTHNLLGAIRTSMSTLGARNIKEMQEVEIVIAPSLLTEGKVYQKAQQLGMGK, via the coding sequence GTGAATATTGAACTTGGTTTAAACAAAAAAGTCAGAAGGGCTTATGGCATTGATGAAATAGCACTAGTCCCTGGGAAAAGAACCCTTGATTACGATTTAACTGATCCTTCTTGGTTAATAGGTGATTTAAAGAGAGAAGTCCCAATCATAGCAAGTGCTATGGACAGCGTTGTTGATGTCGACACGGCTGTAGAACTTACCAAATTAGGTGCTCTAGGTGTCATTAATATGGAAGGCATACAAACACGATATGAAAATCCCGATGAAATACTAATTCAAATAGCATCAGTTGGGAAGAATGATTTTGTTCCTTTAATGCAAAAGATTTATAGTGAACCCATCAAGGATGAATTGATACTACGTAGAATAAATGAAGTTAAAGATAGAGGAGGTATTGCCGCGTTTAGTGGAACCCCTCAAGCTGCTATTAAATTTAGAGAAACACTTAATAATTCAAAAATAGATTTATTTTTCCTTCAGGGAACAGTTGTTTCAACTGAACATCTTGGTATGGAAGGCAAGGAATCCTTAAATATTAAAGATCTCTGCAAATCCATGAGAGTTCCTGTAGTTGCTGGTAATTGTGTTACTTACGAAGTGGCTAAACTTCTTATGCAGGCAGGTGTAGCGGGATTAATGGTAGGCATAGGCCCTGGAGCTGCATGTACTTCGAGAGGAGTACTAGGTATTGGAATACCTCAAGCAACCGCAATCGCTGATTGTAGTTCGGCGAGAGATGATTTTTTTAGAGAAAGCGGTCGTTATATTCCAATAATCGGGGATGGAGGAATTGTGACTGGCGGGGATATTTGTAAATGTTTAGCATGCGGTGCAGATGCTGTAATGATTGGTTCGCCGATAGCTAAATCCTCAAACGCTCCTGGCAAAGGATTTCATTGGGGCATGGCTACTCCAAGTCCTATATTACCAAGGGGTACAAGAATTGAAGTTGGGAGTACAGGATCCTTAGAGAGGATAATTAAAGGTCCTGCATTGCTCGACGATGGGACTCATAATTTATTAGGTGCAATTAGAACATCAATGAGTACTCTTGGGGCAAGAAATATCAAAGAAATGCAAGAGGTTGAAATAGTTATTGCACCATCTCTCCTAACAGAGGGTAAGGTTTATCAAAAAGCTCAACAACTTGGGATGGGTAAATAG
- a CDS encoding cytochrome c produces MSTSSSSAVEKDFKTEFLKKFFIVFVVSLIGFLIFFLNHHEKNKYITETLELNGSANDGDALFKMNCVGCHGITARGLVGPDLHSITKRLNDKEIIKQVTGGLTPPMPSFEIDPVNMSNLLKYLHSLE; encoded by the coding sequence GTGTCAACATCTTCATCATCTGCAGTAGAAAAAGACTTTAAAACAGAATTTTTGAAAAAGTTTTTTATTGTTTTTGTAGTTTCATTAATAGGTTTTTTGATATTTTTTTTAAATCATCATGAAAAAAACAAATATATTACTGAAACTCTTGAGCTTAATGGATCTGCTAATGATGGAGATGCTCTTTTTAAGATGAATTGTGTAGGGTGTCATGGAATTACAGCAAGAGGATTAGTTGGCCCAGACTTGCATTCAATAACTAAACGTTTAAATGATAAAGAGATAATAAAACAAGTTACGGGTGGCCTCACTCCTCCAATGCCAAGTTTTGAAATTGACCCTGTAAATATGTCTAATTTATTAAAATATTTACATAGTCTAGAGTGA
- the hisH gene encoding imidazole glycerol phosphate synthase subunit HisH — MHKIGLIDYGMGNIHSVTKSLESLGEEIILIKNFNETKACKAIILPGVGSFDPAMSNLANTNLITDLKNWINSGKSFLGICLGLQLLFESSDEGKAPGLGIFKGKIKKIPYMVNQRIPHMGWCQLIPTKPNTLLELKELNNWVYFVHSYHAIPDKTNIISAQVNYGSEKLTAIIENDNLLACQFHPEKSGKTGEKLLRRWISNIQ; from the coding sequence TTGCATAAAATTGGACTTATAGACTATGGGATGGGTAACATTCATTCTGTTACAAAATCTTTAGAAAGTCTTGGAGAAGAAATAATTTTAATTAAAAACTTTAATGAAACCAAGGCTTGTAAGGCGATAATACTTCCTGGAGTTGGATCTTTTGATCCTGCAATGAGTAATCTTGCAAATACAAATTTGATAACTGATCTGAAAAATTGGATTAATAGTGGGAAGTCTTTTTTAGGAATTTGTTTAGGGCTTCAACTCCTTTTTGAATCTAGTGATGAAGGAAAAGCTCCAGGACTAGGCATTTTTAAGGGGAAAATAAAAAAAATACCTTACATGGTTAACCAAAGAATTCCGCACATGGGTTGGTGCCAATTAATACCTACAAAGCCAAATACTTTACTAGAGCTAAAGGAATTAAATAATTGGGTTTATTTTGTACATTCTTACCATGCAATACCAGATAAGACTAATATTATCTCAGCTCAGGTTAATTATGGTTCTGAAAAATTAACAGCGATTATTGAAAATGATAATTTGTTGGCCTGTCAATTTCATCCTGAAAAATCTGGTAAAACTGGAGAAAAACTTTTAAGAAGATGGATTTCTAATATTCAATAA
- the trxA gene encoding thioredoxin, which produces MSSAPAVTDSSFDKDVLQSDLPVLVDFWAPWCGPCRMVAPVVEEISKDFEGKIKVFKLNTDENPNVASQYGIRSIPTLMIFKGGQKVDTVVGAVPKATLSSTLTKHL; this is translated from the coding sequence ATGTCATCAGCTCCAGCCGTAACTGATTCTTCATTTGACAAGGATGTACTGCAAAGTGATCTGCCAGTATTGGTTGATTTTTGGGCACCATGGTGCGGTCCATGTAGGATGGTTGCACCAGTTGTAGAAGAAATCTCAAAAGACTTTGAAGGTAAAATTAAAGTTTTTAAATTAAATACAGATGAGAACCCAAATGTTGCAAGTCAATATGGAATTAGAAGTATTCCAACATTAATGATTTTCAAAGGTGGTCAAAAGGTTGATACTGTTGTTGGAGCCGTACCAAAAGCAACTCTTTCGAGCACATTAACTAAGCATTTATAA